One window of Populus nigra chromosome 5, ddPopNigr1.1, whole genome shotgun sequence genomic DNA carries:
- the LOC133693129 gene encoding probable methyltransferase PMT27, whose protein sequence is MARPRSSKRNSSSSSYTSTITTIAFIALCVIGVWMLNSNSKVTPQTTNHATKSTTTNIAADVDVSSSTEVENTESSNKKDTPIYEDNPGDLPDDAIKSDEPKSNNDNDNKEESKDGKQIDDGDSKADQESSSQDLKGEGSGEEQQQQEERQNQISEERSDTQNQTADQTTQESSQSEGSQETNANLEQETNANQEQEQITAPETDDSNSEASTNQNEGQDQKQQQLQQQDVANSSKDLQDSQNPESKKDQQQQESTGLNENDQESNQNEKSYEDQQQRQQQENSGLNESTQDSNQNEKSYEEQQQEQRQEDAGVQNSSQESQNEVSEEDKKKRMQQQQQQQQTSHHQEAEKESQVDSNTNQETKQDSSSGESAFPGSENPGIPKESKESKKSWSTQAAESENQKERRKEESDGNDSMYGYTWQLCNVTAGPDYIPCLDNEKALRQLHTTGHFEHRERHCPEVGPTCLVPLSEGYKRPITWPQSRDKIWYHNVPHTKLAEVKGHQNWIKVTGEFLTFPGGGTQFIHGALHYIDFVQQAVPKIKWGKHTRVILDVGCGVASFGGYIFERDVLTMSFAPKDEHEAQVQFALERGIPAISAVMGSQRLPFPSRVFDLIHCARCRVPWHAEGGKLLLELNRVLRPGGYFVWSATPVYQKLPEDVEIWQAMSALTASMCWELVTIQNDKLNGIGAAIYRKPTTNNCYDQRKKNSPPMCKSDDDANAAWYVPLQACMHRVPVSKTERGAKWPEDWPQRLQTPPYWLNSSQMGIYGKPAPQDFATDYEHWKHVVSNSYMKALGISWSNVRNVMDMRAVYGGFAAALKDLKIWVFNVVNTDSPDTLPIIYERGLFGIYHDWCESFSSYPRTYDLLHADHLFSKLKKRCQLAPLLAEVDRIVRPGGKLIVRDESSAIGEVENLLKSLHWEVHLTFSKDQEGLLSAQKGDWRPQTYAALS, encoded by the exons TGCTATCAAATCCGATGAGCCTAAAAGCAATAATGACAATGACAATAAAGAAGAAAGTAAGGACGGAAAACAAATAGATGATGGTGATAGTAAGGCTGATCAAGAGAGCTCATCACAGGATTTAAAGGGAGAAGGATCTGGCGAGGAGCAGCAGCAACAGGAAGAAAGACAAAATCAGATATCTGAAGAAAGGTCAGACACTCAAAACCAAACAGCTGATCAAACCACCCAAGAAAGTTCTCAATCTGAAGGTAGCCAGGAAACAAACGCCAATCTAGAACAAGAAACAAACGCTAATCAAGAACAAGAGCAAATTACAGCACCTGAAACTGATGATAGTAATTCAGAAGCTTCTACAAATCAGAATGAAGGACAAGATCAGAAGCAGCAACAACTACAACAACAAGATGTTGCAAACAGTAGTAAGGATTTACAGGATTCTCAGAACCCAGAATCAAAAAAAGACCAACAACAACAAGAGAGTACTGGACTCAACGAAAACGATCAAGAATCTAATCAAAATGAGAAATCATATGAAGACCAACAACAACGACAACAACAAGAGAATAGTGGACTCAATGAAAGCACTCAAGACTCTAATCAAAATGAGAAATCATATGAAGAGCAACAGCAAGAGCAAAGACAAGAAGATGCTGGAGTTCAGAATTCTTCTCAAGAATCCCAGAATGAGGTAtctgaagaagataaaaaaaagagaatgcagcaacaacaacaacaacaacaaacatCACATCATCAAGAAGCCGAAAAGGAATCTCAGGTTGATAGCAACACAAACCAAGAAACCAAGCAGGACTCAAGCTCTGGCGAGTCAGCATTTCCAGGCAGCGAGAACCCAGGAATACCAAAAGAATCAAAGGAGTCAAAGAAGTCATGGTCAACTCAAGCAGCAGAGTCAGAGAATCAAAAGGAGAGAAGGAAGGAGGAATCGGACGGTAATGATAGTATGTATGGGTACACATGGCAGCTCTGTAATGTCACTGCAGGTCCTGATTATATACCTTGTTTGGATAACGAAAAGGCCTTAAGACAATTACATACAACCGGGCACTTTGAGCATAGAGAGAGACATTGTCCTGAGGTTGGACCCACTTGTTTGGTCCCACTTTCTGAAGGGTACAAAAGACCCATAACATGGCCTCAAAGTAGAGACAAG atATGGTATCACAATGTACCTCATACAAAATTGGCAGAGGTCAAGGGTCATCAAAACTGGATTAAGGTTACTGGGGAGTTCTTGACCTTCCCTGGTGGTGGAACTCAGTTCATACATGGAGCTCTTCACTACATTGATTTTGTTCAACAG GCAGTGCCTAAAATTAAATGGGGAAAACACACTCGTGTGATACTGGATGTTGGGTGTGGAGTTGCAAGCTTTGGTGGTTATATTTTTGAAAGGGATGTTCTTACAATGTCATTTGCACCCAAGGATGAACATGAAGCTCAAGTTCAATTTGCCCTTGAAAGAGGAATACCTGCCATATCTGCTGTCATGGGTTCTCAGCGTCTCCCATTCCCTAGTAGGGTTTTCGATCTCATCCACTGTGCACGTTGTAGAGTCCCTTGGCACGCAGAAG GTGGCAAGCTGCTTTTGGAATTGAATCGCGTTCTCCGACCCGGAGGTTACTTTGTGTGGTCAGCAACTCCTGTTTACCAAAAGCTTCCAGAAGATGTGGAGATATGGCAAG ctatGTCTGCATTGACGGCATCTATGTGTTGGGAGCTTGTGACTATCCAGAACGACAAACTTAACGGTATTGGTGCTGCCATCTACCGCAAACCTACCACAAATAATTGCTAtgatcaaagaaagaaaaacagtcCCCCAATGTGTAAAAGTGACGACGACGCAAATGCTGCCTG GTATGTACCTCTGCAGGCATGCATGCACCGGGTGCCTGTTTCTAAAACTGAGAGGGGGGCTAAATGGCCAGAGGACTGGCCTCAAAGACTACAAACACCTCCTTATTGGCTAAACAGCTCCCAGATGGGGATCTATGGTAAGCCAGCTCCTCAAGATTTTGCTACAGATTATGAGCATTGGAAGCATGTGGTGAGCAACTCATACATGAAGGCATTGGGTATCAGCTGGTCCAATGTGAGAAATGTAATGGACATGAGAGCTGTTTATGGAGG GTTTGCAGCAGCTCTCAAGGACCTGAAGATCTGGGTGTTCAATGTCGTGAACACAGACTCCCCAGATACTCTTCCGATAATATATGAGCGAGGTCTTTTTGGGATATACCATGATTGGTGTGAATCCTTCAGCTCATACCCTCGAACTTACGACCTTCTACATGCTGATCATCTCTTCTCAAAGCTGAAAAAGAG GTGCCAACTTGCTCCTCTATTGGCAGAGGTTGATAGAATCGTGAGACCTGGAGGTAAATTGATTGTTCGAGATGAGTCAAGCGCAATCGGGGAAGTTGAGAACTTGTTGAAGTCTCTGCATTGGGAGGTTCATCTAACCTTCTCCAAAGACCAAGAAGGTTTACTCAGCGCACAAAAGGGCGACTGGCGACCACAGACATACGCAGCTCTCTCCTGA